GGGTAACTTCCGTCTATCTGGTTTATTTGGTGCCTTTATGAAACAAGTAATTGAAGCACGGTATCTGTTTAATCTTGGTGGTCCTTCCCTCATCTACAAGCAGCATTTTGGTGTAGGCCATGAGCCAATAAAAGTCACTGTAAAACAATAATTCAGTTCCTTAAGACAGAAGCCCCATATCCAACACCTGGAATGGGGCTCATTTTTTATAGTATGATCGTACCAATCCACTTACACCCACTCTAAAAATTCAAGCCGATTTCCAAAAGGGTCATTTACATGTATTCTGCTTGCTCCAGGAAGATTATCATCTTCTTGGAAGGCAATTTCATGCTTTTTCAGATGTACCTTTAATTCCTCAATATTTTCTACAACAAACGCGGGATGTGCCTTTTTGGCAGGTGAGAACGGTTTTTCTACACCGATGTGAAGCTGGAAGGTTCCAAATTCAAACCAAACTCCACCTCGTTTCTTTAATTCTTCTGGTTTTTCGACCTCCATAAGTCCTAAGAGCTCACCAAAGAAATTTCTTGCATCCTCTTCACAGCCTTGTGGCGCAGCAAGTTGTATATGATCAATTTTCTTTATTTCAAAAGCCATGTTTATCCCTCCGTTTAGGTACATTTATATTATTCTATTTTATAAAATTTATAATTTTCTATCAAATTTTAATGGATTTCAAAAAAGTTAATGCACAATGTAAAAAGAGGCTAACCCCAAAGAAAGGAAGTTAACCTCTTTTTACATTAGGCGCTGTTAAACTTGCCTGTTGATTTCCGCTCCAGGCACTTCGCTTTCCGTGGGTGTTTTTCGGTGAGCCTCCTCGGCGAAACGCGCCTGCGGGGTCTCACCTGAACCATACTCCCACAGGACATTGAATTGCATCTTGAATCCGCCCACGCACGAAGAAAATGCGATAGCATTTTCGAGGAGGCTTCGTGCCTTCCGCTCCAATCAACAGGGTGTATAAATAAACACTGTTCTTTAACAAAGCCTTACATTAATAAACATCCTTCTTTGTGAATACAACAAATGAAACAAGTAGTGCTGCTGCCCACCAGACGAACAAGACCATTAGGGAGAAGGAGAGATTCATCCCTTCAATCGGAGGAGCCGAGCCCTTCATATAATCCGTTAAACGGAGGTTTACCATAAAGAAATACTTAGCCGATTCCCATGATGAAACCATATTACTCAAAATTGCTCCTGATATTAAAGCGGCAAGCATGACGCCCATTCCTGCGGCTGTACTTCGAATCAAAACAGATAACATAAAGGAAAGAGTACCCACAACAATGGAAACAAACCAAACTAAGCCAAAATCCATCAATAAAAACTTCCAAAGGCTAAGCAGTTTCACGTCTGTTGTATTTAATCCTGTTTCCGTTACATTAAATCCTGTTAATATCGGTGCCCCCCAACCATTATAACCAAATACTATCCCAGAAATAAGATAGGAAAGGATCCCAGCAATAGCTATTATTAAGGAAACAGCTAAGCACAGTGTAATATATTTACTTAGCAGGACCTTCCATCTTCTTACTGGACGCGTCAACAGCAGTTTAATGGAACCTAAACTATGCTCGGAGGACACTAAATCACTGGCAATCACCATAACCATTAAAGGAATAAATAAATCTATGGAATTCTCAATAAATATTCTCATAAATGTTGGCGCACCAGGTTCGGCTGGATTAATATCATGGTCCAAATAATATTGTTGTTGCTGTAAGGATATTTGCAATTGCTTCTTCCACTCATCCGTGATCCGGCTACTGCTCAAACGGTTTGTCGTATCAACAATTTGCTGCTGTAAAATCGTGCGCCAATCACTAGTCCCTAATTTTTCACGCTGCGTCTCAACCTGCTTATACTGCGCATATGTAAATAACAAAACTAAAACGCCAATAATGATGGCAATCACAACTAGTCTCTTTTTGGCAATCAACTTCATCATTTCATTCTGAATCAACCTATTCAATGGAGTCACCCCCTGTAAGTTCGAGGAATAAATCTTCAAGCACTGGCATTTTTCGATTCATCTCCGTTACTGAAACCCCAGCAAGAACAAGCTGTTTATTCCATTCAGGAACATTTTGCTCATCGAACTCTGTCACAAGTGTTCCATCATCTCTTTCTTCAATCGTAGTTAAAGTAGACAATACTTGTTTCCCTGTTTCAAACGGATGGACTTGCCAGACTACTTTTTCTCGATTGGACAGTAGTTGCTGGACCGTATCTATACGAATGACCGACCCTTTTGAAATAATAGCTACCCGATCACAGAGTAATTGAATTTCACTTAATAAATGACTCGAGACAAGAACACTCAATCCTTCCTTCTCTGCTAAAAAGCGGATAAATTGGCGCATTTCACGAATTCCGGCAGGATCTAGACCATTTGTCGGTTCATCGAGGATTAACACTCTCGGGTTTCCTAACAAGGCTTGTGCAATTCCAAGACGTTGTCTCATTCCAAGTGAGTACGTTTTAACCTTATCATGAATCCTTTCACTTAAACCAACCAAGTCCGTTACCTCTCTAATCCGTTCCTCTCCGATACCGTCAAGCATCCGAGCAAAATGAAGCAAATTATTATAACCAGATAAATAAGGATATAATTCTGGATTTTCCACAATACAGCCCAAATTTTTCATTGCCTCATAAAAATGAGTTTCAATGTTATATCCACAAATCTGAATACTTCCAGATGTAGGTTTAATAAGACCCACAAGCATCCGAATCGTAGTTGTTTTACCAGCCCCATTTGGTCCTAGGAAACCAAACACTTCACCCTCATGTAAATCAAAGGTTAACCCTTTAATGATTTCTCTTCTCCCAATTTCTTTTTTTAGATTTTTTACAGATAACGTTATACTTTTCTCCATTATTTCCCTCTCCTTACCAGGTGAGCAATGAGGCTACCCGTTCTGCAATTAAACGGTACCCTTTTGAATTTGGATGAAACTTGTCAGAATATAAATAATCGTTGACCTTTAACTCAAATAAGTCAAACGTAGGGACAAATACAATTTTAGGGTAGGCTGCACTAATTTCCGCACTATCATAATTCCAATGTCGAACCACCTTTGACATCTCTTTTCCCTGGTCTAAATCAATAAATGGATTATACAATCCTATAAAAAACACATTGGCATCCGGATTGTTCTTTCGGATTTGTTCGAATATAGCCTTAAGGTTTTCAAGATACTTTTTCTCGATTGTCGCAACATCATCCGTTCCAAAATCCATTATGGCTTTTCCACCTCGGAACAAATCGTTTCCGCCAATCGTTACAAGAACCAAGTCTGCTTTCTTAATCTGCCGCCCCACTTCTTTTTCTTGTACCTGTTTGCGGAGCTGATCTGATCTTTGGCCATTTATCCCCAGGTTGGTAATTTGGACAGGACCTTTTGTCTTTTCTTTAATTTCATCCATTAAAACCCCTACATATCCTTTACCTGTTTCGTCTCCTGTTCCTCTAGTTAACGAATCGCCTAAAGCAACAATGTTTAGTCCTTTTTTACTTTTCATTACTGTTTTTTCAGTCGTTCTTTCAGGTACTTTTTCTGGCTTCCCTGCATAATATTCTCCTACTGCCCAACCAAGTCCAATAAGCCAGATGAGGCAAAATAATACGGAGACGGCAGTAATTGAACGGATAAGATTTTTACTCATAAAAACTTCCTTTCTGGCCTTTTCTATTATTTAATCACAGTTCGGCTTTGAAACAAACTTTCAACCTCCTTATTTCACAAACATTCAATAACTTTTTCAAAAGAATGTTTCTTAAATGATGGCTCTGTTAAACCTGCCTGTTGATTTACGCTCCAGGTGCTTCGCTTTCCGTGGGTGTTTCGGAGAGCCTCCTCGGAGAAACGCGCCTGCGGGGTCTCCCTTAAACCATACTCCCACAGGACATTGAATAAGCTTCATCGAATCTTCACCGCACGAAGGAAATGCGATAGCATTTTCGAGGATCTTCGCACCTTCCGCTCCAATCAACAGTGTGTAAAAATCAACACTGTTCTTTAACACAGCCTAAATGATAAAAAGCCGATTCCCATAATGGGAACCGGCCACATCTATATAACTATTCTTCTAAATTGCCCATTGGTCCAAAGAATTCAAAGTGAATTCTATCTTCCTTGACTCCTAATTCTTTTAATGCGCGATTGATGGCCTTCATGAAAGGTACTGGTCCACAGAAATAGAAATCGGCTTGATCTTTATCAACCTTTTCCTCCAACCATTCACGTGTGATATATCCTTCTACATCAAAACGATTGTATTTTCGGTCATCTTCCGTTGGAGAATCATAGAAGAAAAATGATTTCACTGTTTCAAGCTTTGTTAAATCTTCCACTTCATTTCTAAGTGCATGAACATTACCATTTTGTGCTGCATGAACAAAAGTTACCTCTCTGTTTGGCTGAATCTCAACAACAGTTTTTAACATACTCATCATCGGTGTTAATCCAACACCACCACTTAACAAGACGACAGGTGTAACCTTTTCTGTATTTAAAATAAAGTCGCCAGCAGGCACACTGACTTTTAGAATATCGCCTTCCTTCACTCCGTCATGAAGGTAATTTGATACTCTACCATCTGGATTTCCTGCTCCTACTTCACGTTTTACACTAATTCTGTAATAGTCTTTACCAGGAGCATCGGATAAGCTGTATTGACGGATATGTGTGAAATCTTCTCTCTCAAATTCCATTTTAATACTGATGTATTGTCCTGGAATAAAAGTAGCAATACCCTTATTATCTTCTGGTTTTAGATAAAAAGAAGTAATAACATCGCTCTCCACTACTTTACGGTCAACAATAAAACGTCTGAATCCTTCCCAACCGCCATCTTGTTTTTCAGCCTCATCATACATTTCTGCTTCTACACTGATAAAAGCATCTGCAATAAGGTTATATGCTTGCGCCCATGCATCGATGATCTCATCAGTTGCTGCATCTCCTAACACATCTTTGATAGCAAGCAGCAAATGCTTTCCAACAATCGGATAATGCTCAGGTTTAATTCCAAGACTGCGGTGCTTATGTGCAATTTGTTTTACAACTGGCAGAATAGCCTCTAGGTTATCAATGTACATAGCAGCAGCATAAACTGTGCCTGCTAATGCTTTTTGCTGACGGCCTTGCTTCTGATTTGCATGATTAAATATATTTAATAGTTCAGGATGATTTCCAAACATAAGTTGATAAAAACGTGTTGTAATAGTTTCTCCATGTTTTTCTAAAACGGGTACTGTAGATTTAATAATTTCAATTGTTTTTTGATTTAACAAAGTAATCACTCCTATATACGTTATCACTGTCTGCATAGTGATTATATGAGATTTATTACAATGATTAAGTGATTTAAATCACACATTGTTATATTTGAATAATTCGAACTAGTTCAAAAATCATTGACTACCGAAAAATCTATCAATTACTCCTTTTTTAAAATAATGATGATTTTTTTTGTCAGTTCTTTTTTTGAGTATGACAAATGTAACTTGACTACCTATTCAAAGCTCTTGTATCGTTTAGTGTGGTTATAGAGAATTCCACTGGAGGAAGAAGATTTTATGAATAAACCAAAGATTGCGTGGATTACAGATACTACTGCTTCTCTAAGTAAAGAATTTATTGAACAGCATCATATACATGTCATCCCTTTGCACGTTGTAATTAATGATGAATTCTACAAGGAAACTGTTGACATTAGCGAAGAAGAGTTTTATGAACGTATGAAAAATGAAGAAGGAAAATTTCAATCCTCACAGCCTTCTATTTCAGACTTTGTCGACTTATATAGTAAATTAAAGGAAGAATATGATTTTGGAGTAGCCATTCATGCATCTAGCCTGTTAACTGGAACCTACCAATCATCTGTAATGGCAGCTGAAATGGAAGACTTTAAACTATATGCATTTGATTCGCAAACGGGGTCGTTTCCCCTTTCCTTTTTAGTAAAAAGAGGAATAGAGTTAGCTGAACAGGGTGTAGAAATTAACGATATAATGTCCCATTTAAACGGTTTGCTTGACAAGACGCGCTTATATTTGATTCCTTCAAACCTTGATCAGCTTCATAAAAGCGGCAGGGTATCAGGCAGCCAAAAAATAATAGCTTCCCTCTTTAATATCAAGCCGATTTTATCCATTGAAGAAGGTGCTGCCAAAATTAAAGATAAAGTTCGTACGGATAAAAAAGTCATTGCATGGCTTGTGAATAAATTGAAAGAGGACCTAGAGACCAAAACAGTGAAAAAGGTTGCGATTGTTCATGCAAACGATATCAAGAAAGCAACTGAGCTGGAAAAAGTAATGAAAGAGACTTTCCCCACAATTGAAACTGAAATATTAATGCTCATTACGGTTGCTGGTGTTCATACCGGTGTTGGTACAATTGGCTTGTCATGGGTGTGTGAATAAAGAGGCCGAATTTTGGCCTCTTTTACTATAGAAAATATATTGGTTAATTCATCCAATTTAGTCTAATATAAAGAGAGAGTCATAGTTTTAACAAAATCAAATGATTGGATTGGAACGGATGAGAAAAAGGTTATTGACCTATTTGAGTATACTTGTAGTATTAGGGTTAATTTATGTTGGTGTCTTGCAGTTTAAGATTAGTCAGCATATTCAAACGGATGTACCCAAACATGTCGATTATATTATTGTTCTAGGGGCAAGGGTAAAAGGAACTGTTCCTTCTCTTGCATTCGCAAGCCGGATTAAGGCTGCAGCCAGTTATTTAAAGGAAAACGAAAATACTATCGCAATCGCTTCTGGCGGAAAAGGGCCTGGTGAAGATATTACTGAGGCTGAGTCGATCAGAAGAGAACTTATCAAGTTGGGTATCAGTGAGTCTCGTATCTTGTTGGAAGACCGTTCCACAGATACCTATGAAAATATAGAGTACTCTAAAAAGTTGATTCCGAAAAATGCGGACTCGGGATTGATTGTGACTAATACGTTTCATATTTACCGTGCTGTTTCCATTGCAAAAGACCAGGGTCTAGAGGTAAATGGGCTGCCTGCGAAAACCCCGTTACAGGCTGTAGTAAAATCCTATATTCGTGAATATTTGGCGATTACTAAGTTTTATTTAAAAAGATACTTACTAGATTAAAAAAAGAGGTTGATTCACAAAGTCAACCTCTTTTACGTTATTTCGTTTTTGCATAAACGCATGTATCTCTTATTTCTATCCCATCGGCTGACAATCCGTCATTTTTTAAGATCCCCTCTAATGTGAATCCTAACTTTTCTGGAATTGCCCGGCTTTTCGAATTATTTGAGTCGCAGCGAATTTCCACTCGACGGGCTTTCAGCTCCGTAAAGGCAAATTCTGTGATTGCATGTGTGGCTTCAGTGATATAACCTTTTCCACTATGCCTCGTATCAATCCAGTAGCCAATTTCAAATTTTGGAACACTCCAGTTAATTCTATGTAAGCCGGAAGACCCGATAAATTCTCGTGTTTCTTTATCATAAAGGTGCAACCGAAGGTCTTCACGAGTCAAAAACTTTGCGTGTGCTTCCCTCATATTCACTTCGACATCTTCTACTGTTTGATTTCTATGTGCCCACGGCATATATTCCTTCAGTTCAGTTAAAGAAGCCTGCATGGCGTCATATACGGCCTTTCCATCTCCAGGCATGGGTTTGCGAATGAGTAGTCTTTCTGTGGTCAACTGCTCTGGAAAGTCGATGAGTATCGGTTTCATTGTTCAAATCCTCCTTTTAACTACTATACAATTCGCTAGGATGCTGTAAATTCCTTTTAATAAAAATTATTTCTACACAAAATCAGGTTTTTTCTACACAAATTTAGATTATATCTACACAAATTCAGCCTTTATCTACACATTTTCGGTATATATCTACACGGTTTTGAGATATATCTACAAATACACACAAAAAAGGCCCTCCTAAAAAGGAAGAGCCCCCATTCTTAGTATGCTTTTGCCCAGTAAACCATCTTAGTAGCTTCTTTGCCGCAGCATACACATTTGTCAGAAACTTGTTCTTGTTCAAATGGCATACATCTTGAAGTTGCCCCAGTTTCTTCTTTAATTTTGTCCTCACAAGCTACATCTTCACACCACATAGCTTTGATAAATCCTGGCTTCTCCTCTAGAGTTTCTTTTAACTCAGGAAGTGTAGTCGCTAGAGAAGTTCTTTCTTCACGGTGATTCAATGCCTTGTTGTATAAATTAGTCTGAATCTCGTCAAGTAACGCAACAAGTTTAGTTTCCAATTCATCCATTGGTACAATGACCTTTTCTAAGGTATCGCGTCTTACCAATACTACCTGTTTATTTTCAATATCCTTTGGTCCAACCTCTAGACGAACTGGAACACCCTTCATTTCGTACTCATTGAACTTCCAGCCTGGCTTTTTATCGCTTGCATCAATATCAACACGCGCAACCTGTCCTAGTGACTTTTTCAAATCATAGGCAAAGTCCAGCACCCCTTCTTTATGCTGAGCAATAGGTACAATCATGACTTGGGTTGGAGCCGCTTTTGGAGGAATGACTAGACCGCGGTCGTCCCCATGCACCATGATTAATGCCCCAATGATTCTTGTTGTAAAGCCCCAAGAAGTTTGGTGAACATACTGTAGTTTACCTTCTTTATCCGTGTACTGAATGTTAAAAGCTTCCGCAAAACCAGTACCAAAGTGGTGCGAGGTACCAGACTGCAACGCTTTTCCGTCGTGCATTAAGCTTTCAATAGTAAAAGTCGCTTTTGCACCCGCAAACTTTTCTTTTTCTGTTTTTTGTCCCTTTACAACTGGAATCGCAAGGATTTCCTCACAAATCGCTGCATATACATTTAACATTTTAATGGTTTCTTCCATTGCCTCTTCATCTGTTGCATGGGCAGTATGGCCTTCCTGCCATAAAAATTCTAATGTACGTAAGAATGGACGTGTTGTTTTTTCCCAGCGAACAACGTTAGCCCATTGATTATAAAGCTTTGGTAAATCTCTGTATGAATGAATGATATTACTATAATGCTCACAAAAAAGAACCTCAGAAGTTGGGCGGACAACCAAACGCTCAGCTAATTCTTCAGAACCGCCGTGTGTAACCCATGCTACTTCTGGAGCAAAGCCTTCCACGTGGTCTTTTTCCTTTTGTAATAAGCTTTCTGGAATGAATAAAGGCATATAGACATTCTCATGTCCAGTTTCTTTGATGCGACGATCTAATTCGTTTTTAATATTATCCCATAAAGCATATCCGTACGGACGAATAATCATTGATCCGCGAACGCTTGAATAGTCAATTAAATCTGCTTTAGTTACAACATCTGTATACCACTGGGCGAAATCATCATCCATCGCCGTGACATCTTTTACAAATTCCTTAGCCATCTTGACACCTCATTAAATTTATTAAAATAAATACACAGAGCTTCCGTATACATGCAAAAAGGCCCTAATCCCAAAAAAGGGACCAAGGCCTGGCGGTACCACCCTAAATTCATAAAGCATTCGCTTTAAACTCTTTGCATGATAACGGATTTGATCCGCATGTATCTTCAAGATATCCGATACAGAACTCAGAGGCAGGTTCAAATGACTGTCTTAAGAAACCTCGCACCAATGGTTTCCTCTCTTGGTAAGACACAATTCACTTTACTAATCCCCGTCATCGTTTCAATAGTATTTTTGAAGAAATTATATATTTCATCAACCAAAAAGTCAAGGTTCATAAAACGTTCATATAATTCACTTAATAGGCACTTTTGTATACATAATTTACAATTATAATACTCTTATGTTGTTTATTTCTAAAAATGATTCAGCACACATAAGAGGAGACCAATCAAATGACTATTTTTTCAATCATATCGGCCGTACTTGTTGCTATAGGGACCGGCTATACCATTTACCTTCTATACCGCAATAAAAATCAACTGAGCAATACTCCAGGATTACTGCTTAGCATGGTAATTGCTATTATTACAGGCTTGTTGACCGGAAGCATTATTGGAATTCTCTCTGGTGAAACATTTTTAGTTGTTGGCGTTAGCATGATTATTGGATTCGTAATTGGCTTCTTAGCAGGACACCCTATTGGATTACTTGCGATACTAATGGCTTCTATCTTTGGGTTAATCGGTGGGATTAATGGAGCAATTCTTGGATTATTTCTTCAATACATAACCCCCACCATACTACTTGGAATTTTATTAGGATTCTATATTGTGATAATCGGTTTTGTTATTGTTTACATTTCCGTAACCACGAAGAATAAATTTTCAATTGATACCGAAGAACTATCTCCATTTGCAATATTAGGAGGAGGAGCTGTTCTCGTATCACTATTTTTATTTATGTATAGTACTGATATGGTAAAGATTCCAGGGAAATCAGAGACAGCACAAGCTGTAACAAAACAAGAAAACGCAGCTAAAAAGGCATCTGCAACAGAAATCGATGTTACCGATCAAAGCAAACCAAAAATAAACATGCTCGTAACAAAGACAGGATACACCCCTAATGTCATCCGTGTGAAAAAGGGTGTTCCAATAGAACTAGAGATCAATAATCCACTGGAAGATAGCTGTTTATCAACATTTATGATTCCTGATTTTAATATTAAAAACGTTAACTTAAAAGTTGGAACGACCAAACTTTCCTTTACCCCTGATAAAACAGGAAAATATACGTTTAGTTGCGGCATGGAAATGTTTAAAGGAACAATAATCGTAGAATAAAAGACAAAAAGGCTGACTTCCTCCAATTAAGTCAGCTTTTTTTTCACCTATAAAACTTCTTGATTTTCTAAGTACCGCTTTTTTCTCTTTCTATCTGTGCGCAGGATTTGAATAGATAAATAGATTCCTGAACCGGTAAGGAACATCATAGCGATTGCCGTTAAATCAATTAGCCATTTCACGTCAGTATTACCGATTCTTCCTTCATGCAGACCTCGGATGGTGCTCATGAATGATCCTTGTCCCATTCTTTCTCCACGAAATCCTTCAGGAAAATTCCCATTCCTGCCGAACCCAGAAGTTCCTTGAAATTGTCCATTTTCATTCGAGCCAGTTTGTCCCTGGGATTGAGCATTTCTATTAAACCCATTTTGCCCTTGCATTTGACCATTTCCTTGACCAGCATTCTGTCTAAATTGTCCTCCATTGAACTGACCCGGCTGAAAGTTTCCTCTTCCACCTTCAACTTGAGCTTGTCCCATTAACCATGGTTCATTCATTAATAAGCCGGTAAGCGACTCCATAAAAATTAATACAGATGCAATTAATCCGATCCATAAGTGCGCCCTTCTTAGTTTCTTCATTACGGTGTTTTCTCCTTTCAACATAATGTTGTTTCCATTCATAAGCCTATTATGTTGAGGGTTCCTTAAGATTTCCTTAAAAAAGAACCCAAAATTAATTTTTTTGGGTTCTTGGAAAAATAATTTCAATGGTCGTTCCTTTACCGAGACTACTTTGAACCTTGGTTTTTCCATGATGTTTCTCGATAATCCATTTTGCAATTGACAAGCCAAGACCCGTACCTTCGGCAGCGGTTCGAGCTTTGTCGCTTTGATAGAAACGGTCAAATATTTTTGGAATATCTTCTTCTGGGATACCAATCCCATTATCCTTTACTTCTAAGTGGATGGAGGAGTGACTTTGCCTGCATGAAAGTAGGATTTCCCCTCCTTCTTTCGTGTACTTTATTGCGTTATCCAACAAGATAACAATAAGCTGATGAATCCTTTCTTTATCTGCATAAAATTCCACCGGTTCAAGAGCACATAAACGAAGTTCCTTCTCTTGGTATAGAGCAATCTCTTCATAATGATGTAGAATTTCTTTTAATAGTTCATCTAAGCGGAAAGACTTCTTCCTCATTTCAATCTGATCGGAATCAGACCTGGCCAACGTCAATAAATTGGCCACAAGTTTCGACAGACGTCTTGATTCATTAGAAATGGCTGAAATATCTAATATTTTATCCTTTATCGTTGCTGCTGGTGATCGAAAAAGAATATCTGTCTTTGCTTGGATTACAGCTAATGGGGTTCGCAGTTCGTGCGATGCATCAGAAA
The window above is part of the Bacillus sp. SORGH_AS_0510 genome. Proteins encoded here:
- a CDS encoding cell wall metabolism sensor histidine kinase WalK, producing the protein MFRQTLIRLTFINSIVFIILISVLGAIIYFYTENRLYKDVNESLEESLKHFENQPRPGIGPLKGEKKEDEPGVKARFVRRDPRIMTLIWDENKQLIAEQNRDSDLFLDNEEAIRPKTLNSLEDVNVEQFSFRYVAFEVVHPELGKITVQFIRNVDSENELLKRLLLIIIIGICIGVVLAVVSGYFLAGKALVPIKKAWQKQTEFVSDASHELRTPLAVIQAKTDILFRSPAATIKDKILDISAISNESRRLSKLVANLLTLARSDSDQIEMRKKSFRLDELLKEILHHYEEIALYQEKELRLCALEPVEFYADKERIHQLIVILLDNAIKYTKEGGEILLSCRQSHSSIHLEVKDNGIGIPEEDIPKIFDRFYQSDKARTAAEGTGLGLSIAKWIIEKHHGKTKVQSSLGKGTTIEIIFPRTQKN